A genomic region of Bradyrhizobium sp. ORS 278 contains the following coding sequences:
- a CDS encoding efflux RND transporter periplasmic adaptor subunit, with translation MKKRMVIMLAAMAVLFGGLYGFQTFKGIMIAKAIGAMANPPQTISTATAATAPWRSKLTAVGSLRAVNGADLALQASGIVQSIQFNSGDAVEAGQPLLQLVATDDVAKLQSLQATAENYAIVVKRDEEQIKFNAVSQATLDTDRANLKNAQALVMQQKAIVEQKALKAPFAGRLGIRAVDLGQYLGAGTTIVTLQSLDPIFVDFYLPQQSLADIRIGQDVGISVDAFPGERFTGQISAINAKVDSTSRNVQVRATLHNASARLLPGMFAKVEIGIGQPEQLVTLPLTAVVSNPYGDLVYVVDDLKNGQGKARQMFIKSKPAKGDRVAITEGVKPGETVVIAGQIKLRNGSPVKIDNSHVPAAEAAPNVVDQ, from the coding sequence ATGAAGAAGCGCATGGTCATCATGCTGGCCGCGATGGCCGTTCTGTTCGGCGGCCTCTACGGTTTCCAGACGTTCAAGGGCATCATGATCGCCAAGGCGATCGGCGCCATGGCCAACCCGCCGCAGACGATCTCGACCGCGACGGCAGCGACTGCGCCGTGGCGCTCGAAACTCACCGCCGTCGGCTCGCTGCGTGCCGTCAACGGCGCCGACCTGGCGCTGCAGGCGTCGGGCATCGTGCAGAGCATCCAGTTCAATTCCGGCGATGCCGTCGAAGCCGGCCAGCCGCTGCTGCAGCTCGTCGCCACCGACGACGTCGCCAAGCTGCAGTCGCTGCAGGCCACCGCGGAGAACTACGCCATCGTCGTCAAGCGCGACGAGGAGCAGATCAAGTTCAACGCGGTCAGCCAGGCGACGCTGGACACCGACCGCGCCAACCTGAAGAACGCGCAGGCGCTCGTCATGCAGCAGAAGGCAATCGTCGAGCAGAAGGCATTGAAGGCGCCGTTTGCCGGCCGCCTCGGCATCCGCGCCGTCGATCTCGGCCAGTATCTCGGCGCCGGCACCACGATCGTGACCTTGCAGAGCCTCGATCCGATCTTCGTCGACTTCTATCTGCCGCAGCAGTCACTCGCCGACATCAGGATCGGCCAGGACGTCGGCATCTCAGTTGATGCCTTTCCCGGCGAGCGCTTCACCGGGCAGATCTCCGCGATCAACGCCAAAGTGGATTCTACCAGCCGCAACGTCCAGGTCCGCGCCACCCTGCACAATGCCAGCGCGCGCCTGCTGCCGGGTATGTTCGCCAAGGTCGAGATCGGCATCGGCCAGCCGGAGCAGCTCGTCACCCTGCCGCTCACCGCCGTCGTCAGCAATCCCTATGGCGATCTCGTCTACGTCGTCGATGATCTCAAAAACGGACAAGGCAAGGCGCGGCAGATGTTCATCAAGAGCAAGCCGGCCAAGGGCGATCGCGTCGCCATCACCGAGGGCGTCAAGCCGGGCGAGACCGTGGTGATCGCCGGACAGATCAAGCTGCGCAATGGCAGTCCCGTGAAGATCGATAACTCGCACGTGCCCGCGGCGGAAGCTGCGCCAAACGTCGTCGATCAGTAA
- a CDS encoding efflux transporter outer membrane subunit, producing the protein MSDHVEMFHAGLRWGAVRRATLLPISLIGCGVLLASCAVGPDFLSPDAPASAGYVREQRLAATAGAATLGGDAQSFAAGGDLPAVWWSLFHSRQINAFVTEAIRNHPDIEAAQLALRAARENALSQQGALFPQVSASGSAERTQGSTTQQGYWPGQTSLYTLYGASVSVSYALDIWGGTRRQVEALQAQADYQAFRMEATYLSLTANVVTAAITDASLRDQIAATEEIIKAETDQLGRIQRQFDVGAISRSDVLSQEATLAQAKATLAPLQKQLAQQRNQLMAYLGRLPSQDRGEHVTLAELRLPRKLPVSLPSSLVRQRPDIRQAEATLHQATATVGVGIANLLPQLTLSGSYGASGPERLFSPTTIVWEAASGVSQKLIDGGALYHTKEADVATFEQDLSLYKSTVITAFQNVADSLRAIQYDAESLKAQAAAEKATADSLAMAIEQFKSGAVPYANVITAQQSYLNARVSRIKSQATRFTDTAALFQALGGGWWNRQDETPAAMPRANPGYFAGPTRTIQEAM; encoded by the coding sequence ATGTCTGATCATGTCGAAATGTTTCACGCCGGCTTGCGGTGGGGCGCGGTGCGGCGCGCGACGTTGCTGCCCATCAGCCTGATCGGTTGCGGCGTCCTGCTTGCATCATGCGCCGTCGGCCCGGATTTCCTGTCACCCGATGCGCCCGCATCGGCCGGCTACGTCCGCGAGCAGCGCCTCGCTGCAACCGCCGGCGCCGCAACGCTGGGCGGTGATGCGCAGAGCTTCGCAGCAGGCGGCGACCTGCCTGCCGTCTGGTGGTCGCTGTTTCACTCGCGGCAGATCAACGCTTTCGTCACCGAGGCGATTCGCAATCATCCGGACATCGAGGCCGCGCAATTGGCGCTGCGCGCAGCGCGCGAGAACGCGCTGTCCCAACAGGGCGCGCTGTTTCCGCAGGTGAGCGCGAGTGGATCGGCCGAGCGCACCCAGGGATCCACCACCCAGCAGGGATATTGGCCGGGTCAGACGTCGCTGTATACGCTCTATGGCGCCTCGGTCAGCGTCAGCTATGCGCTGGATATCTGGGGCGGCACACGGCGTCAGGTCGAGGCGCTGCAGGCGCAGGCCGACTACCAGGCCTTCCGGATGGAGGCGACGTATCTGTCGCTCACCGCCAATGTCGTGACGGCCGCGATCACCGATGCCTCGCTGCGCGACCAAATCGCGGCGACCGAGGAGATCATCAAGGCCGAGACCGATCAGCTCGGCCGCATCCAGCGCCAGTTCGACGTCGGCGCCATCTCCAGATCCGACGTGCTGTCGCAGGAGGCGACCTTGGCGCAGGCCAAGGCCACGCTCGCTCCGTTGCAGAAACAATTGGCGCAGCAGCGCAACCAGCTGATGGCCTATCTCGGCCGGCTGCCGTCTCAGGACCGCGGCGAGCATGTGACGCTTGCGGAGCTGAGACTGCCGCGCAAGCTGCCGGTCTCCCTGCCCTCCTCGCTGGTGCGCCAGCGTCCCGACATCCGCCAGGCCGAGGCGACCCTGCACCAGGCCACCGCGACGGTGGGCGTGGGCATCGCCAATCTGCTGCCGCAGCTCACCTTGTCGGGCAGCTATGGCGCGAGCGGGCCGGAGCGGCTGTTCTCGCCGACGACCATCGTGTGGGAGGCGGCCTCCGGCGTCAGCCAGAAGCTGATCGACGGCGGCGCGCTGTATCACACCAAGGAGGCAGACGTTGCGACCTTCGAGCAGGATCTGTCGCTCTACAAAAGCACCGTGATCACCGCCTTCCAGAATGTCGCCGACTCGCTGCGCGCCATCCAATACGACGCCGAATCCCTGAAGGCGCAGGCGGCCGCCGAGAAGGCTACCGCCGACAGCCTCGCGATGGCGATCGAGCAATTCAAGAGCGGCGCCGTGCCCTACGCCAACGTCATCACGGCGCAGCAATCCTATCTCAACGCCCGCGTCTCCCGCATCAAGTCGCAGGCGACGCGCTTCACCGACACCGCCGCCCTGTTCCAGGCGCTCGGCGGCGGCTGGTGGAACCGCCAGGACGAGACACCGGCGGCGATGCCGCGCGCCAACCCCGGCTATTTCGCCGGCCCTACTCGCACGATCCAGGAAGCAATGTAA
- a CDS encoding PepSY domain-containing protein yields the protein MNKQLLLKLHRWVSLTFALPLLVIIVTGLILSFEPIAQVAAVKPGSVDPARVVALIKQYDPDGKARGLSINPTTQHLTLQGRPGTELDMTTGAAADKPAAASVFQWARMTHEHLIGLEGLTTISTIGMIVIMIIGILMGLPRLRNTLSGWHKGAAWFTLPLILLSPLTGVLLDASNGMFGTPPGAARRISLPEAVSIVAKDHDLATVNMIGNRGGRMLARMIEGDELRAYAITPDGLSALPRNWVRLLHEGNWSLIGSAANVLISVVLLTLLLTGVLIWTQRRLRRPNRAREVPTKPAVASSMTS from the coding sequence ATGAACAAGCAGCTGCTGCTCAAACTCCACCGCTGGGTCAGCCTGACCTTCGCGCTGCCGCTGCTCGTGATCATCGTCACCGGACTGATCCTCTCCTTCGAGCCGATCGCGCAGGTGGCCGCCGTGAAGCCCGGCAGCGTCGATCCGGCCCGCGTGGTCGCGCTGATCAAGCAGTACGATCCCGACGGCAAGGCGCGTGGCCTCTCGATCAATCCGACGACCCAGCATCTCACCCTGCAGGGCCGGCCCGGTACCGAGCTCGACATGACGACCGGTGCAGCGGCCGACAAGCCCGCAGCAGCGAGCGTGTTTCAGTGGGCGCGCATGACCCATGAGCATCTGATCGGTCTCGAAGGCCTCACGACGATCTCCACCATCGGCATGATCGTCATCATGATCATCGGCATCCTCATGGGCCTGCCACGGCTGCGCAACACGCTGTCCGGCTGGCACAAGGGCGCGGCCTGGTTCACCTTGCCGCTGATCCTCCTGAGCCCGCTGACCGGCGTGCTGCTCGACGCCAGCAACGGCATGTTCGGCACGCCGCCGGGCGCTGCGAGACGAATCTCGCTGCCGGAGGCGGTCAGCATCGTTGCGAAGGATCATGATCTCGCGACCGTCAACATGATCGGCAATCGCGGCGGCCGAATGCTGGCGCGAATGATCGAGGGCGACGAACTGCGCGCCTATGCGATCACGCCGGACGGTCTTTCCGCGCTTCCGCGCAACTGGGTGCGGCTGCTGCACGAAGGCAACTGGTCGCTGATCGGCAGCGCCGCCAACGTGCTGATCTCGGTGGTCCTGCTGACGCTCTTGCTGACGGGCGTGCTGATCTGGACCCAACGCCGGCTGCGCCGCCCCAACCGGGCACGCGAGGTTCCGACGAAGCCCGCCGTCGCTTCCTCGATGACGTCCTGA
- a CDS encoding MarR family winged helix-turn-helix transcriptional regulator, which produces MTAERTPIDDFLALRAKTWPEAATPIVGLMVRVFRLNSLMLEQTERLVAAHALSFTEFEVLVTLRGQPAPHQLLPTDLYSAILISSGGLTKVLHALEARGLIARGQDKDDRRSKPVRLTAKGRATAERAMRDVLEADEALIHGTLSSSEVAALTKLLGRLLRTIEPGAGPAEHEQAASPQGHHARSE; this is translated from the coding sequence ATGACGGCCGAGCGGACACCGATCGACGACTTCCTGGCGCTGCGGGCCAAGACCTGGCCCGAGGCCGCCACGCCCATCGTTGGGTTGATGGTCCGCGTCTTCCGCCTGAACAGCCTGATGCTCGAGCAGACGGAGCGTCTCGTTGCGGCCCACGCGCTGAGCTTCACCGAATTCGAGGTGCTGGTGACCTTGCGCGGACAGCCCGCGCCGCATCAGTTGCTGCCCACCGATCTCTACAGCGCCATCCTGATCTCTTCCGGCGGGCTTACCAAGGTGCTCCATGCGCTGGAGGCCCGTGGCCTGATCGCGCGCGGCCAGGACAAGGACGATCGGCGCAGCAAGCCGGTGCGCCTGACCGCAAAGGGCCGCGCCACCGCTGAGCGCGCCATGCGCGACGTGCTCGAAGCCGACGAGGCCCTCATCCACGGCACACTGTCCTCATCGGAGGTCGCTGCGCTCACGAAGCTTCTCGGCAGGCTGCTGCGCACGATCGAGCCTGGCGCCGGGCCAGCGGAGCACGAGCAAGCAGCTTCTCCACAAGGTCACCATGCTCGCTCGGAGTAG
- a CDS encoding amidohydrolase family protein has protein sequence MTRSRREVIQLAAAGAVAGVTTGAAQAQAPDGAVIDANMHWLPEDLFSDERLLTAFAGAVPREYGIHAKVMPVPGKPLRQIVIEQPLGYEVLNYAENQYNAAGQIADMDQAGIAQAILRLPCWQEWLPLELCRRVNDGLAAHLKRHPGRFQALAVVPPWGTPDALKEVERCVHDLGFVGVQMAAHYGQLYLDDPAFKPHLKFLDQLGVPVVVHHTPLPVDYAAIVKYPNLRRQYGRCLAQGTAVGRELFSGLFDEFPNLRLVHSMLGGGFFAFADMLVPPSTGGRDAVDRFEDESAKLRGYLARNIFFDLSGAPQWGRAQLECAVKVFGADHILYGASYPIRRDWFQDGVPLIRSLSLSEAEKAAILGGNTRRLFKLV, from the coding sequence ATGACGAGGAGCAGACGCGAAGTGATACAGCTCGCAGCAGCAGGGGCCGTTGCCGGCGTCACCACCGGCGCTGCCCAAGCGCAGGCGCCGGACGGCGCCGTGATCGACGCCAACATGCATTGGCTTCCCGAGGATCTGTTCAGCGACGAGAGGCTGCTGACGGCCTTCGCCGGCGCGGTGCCGCGTGAATACGGCATTCACGCCAAGGTCATGCCCGTTCCCGGCAAGCCCCTGCGCCAGATCGTGATCGAGCAGCCGCTGGGCTACGAGGTGCTGAACTACGCCGAGAACCAGTACAACGCGGCCGGGCAGATCGCCGACATGGACCAGGCGGGCATCGCGCAGGCGATCCTGCGGCTGCCGTGCTGGCAGGAATGGCTGCCGCTCGAACTGTGCCGACGGGTCAATGACGGGCTCGCTGCGCATCTCAAGCGCCATCCGGGCCGCTTCCAGGCGCTGGCCGTCGTGCCGCCTTGGGGAACGCCTGATGCGCTGAAGGAGGTCGAGCGCTGCGTCCATGATCTCGGCTTTGTCGGCGTGCAGATGGCCGCGCATTACGGCCAGCTCTATCTGGACGACCCCGCGTTCAAGCCGCATCTGAAATTCCTCGATCAACTCGGCGTCCCCGTGGTGGTGCATCACACGCCGCTGCCGGTCGATTACGCTGCCATCGTGAAGTATCCGAACCTGCGCCGGCAGTATGGACGCTGCCTCGCCCAGGGCACCGCTGTCGGGCGCGAGCTGTTCAGCGGGCTGTTCGACGAATTTCCAAATCTCAGGCTGGTGCATTCCATGCTGGGCGGCGGCTTCTTCGCCTTCGCAGACATGCTGGTGCCCCCCAGCACCGGCGGACGCGATGCCGTCGACCGGTTCGAGGATGAGAGCGCCAAGCTGCGCGGCTATCTCGCACGCAACATCTTCTTCGATCTCTCAGGGGCGCCGCAATGGGGACGGGCGCAGCTCGAATGCGCCGTCAAGGTGTTCGGCGCCGATCACATCCTCTACGGCGCGTCCTATCCGATCCGCCGCGACTGGTTTCAGGACGGCGTTCCACTCATTCGCAGCCTGTCATTGTCCGAGGCGGAGAAGGCTGCGATACTCGGCGGCAATACACGTCGGCTTTTCAAGCTCGTCTGA
- a CDS encoding ABC transporter substrate-binding protein: MRRINSVLGQALAVALLACAIVRPDPGLAADGDAATVLAPSGRLRAGLYPGTPTSILPDGTDNPRGVGYAIGKEMARRLHVDYEPVVFTKNAEVLEAVRTGAVDVAFTNASAARAKEMDFGPVYLEIELGYLVPDGSTLANASDVDASGRKVGVTTGSTSDATLGRELKQAALVRSPTLKDAVALLKGREIDAFATNKATLFEMAEQVPGSRVLDGRWGEERHAIAIPKGRDAGLDFVRAFTAEIRSSGLVSTAAERAGLKGVMVPGKQP, from the coding sequence ATGCGGCGCATCAATTCCGTGCTTGGACAAGCCCTGGCTGTCGCCCTGCTCGCCTGCGCGATCGTGCGGCCCGATCCGGGCCTGGCCGCGGACGGTGATGCTGCGACTGTTCTGGCGCCGAGCGGACGCCTGCGCGCGGGACTCTACCCGGGAACGCCGACCTCCATCCTTCCCGATGGCACCGACAATCCGCGTGGCGTCGGCTATGCCATCGGCAAGGAAATGGCGCGTCGCCTCCATGTCGACTACGAGCCCGTGGTGTTCACCAAGAATGCCGAGGTGCTCGAGGCCGTCAGGACCGGCGCAGTCGACGTCGCCTTCACCAATGCATCCGCTGCCCGAGCCAAGGAGATGGACTTCGGCCCTGTCTATCTGGAGATCGAGCTCGGCTACCTCGTGCCCGATGGCTCCACGCTGGCCAATGCCAGCGATGTCGACGCAAGCGGACGCAAGGTCGGCGTCACGACGGGCAGCACCTCGGATGCGACGCTGGGGCGCGAACTGAAGCAGGCCGCGCTGGTCCGGTCGCCGACCTTGAAGGATGCCGTCGCCCTGCTGAAGGGTCGTGAGATCGATGCCTTCGCCACCAACAAGGCAACACTGTTCGAGATGGCCGAACAGGTGCCGGGATCACGCGTACTCGACGGCCGCTGGGGCGAGGAGCGCCATGCGATCGCTATCCCCAAGGGCCGCGATGCCGGACTCGATTTCGTGCGCGCGTTCACCGCCGAGATCCGGTCGTCGGGCCTCGTCAGCACCGCCGCCGAGCGCGCCGGGCTGAAAGGCGTGATGGTGCCCGGAAAGCAGCCTTGA
- the dctA gene encoding C4-dicarboxylate transporter DctA, with product MTATTLTADSKAGARRAWWKELWVQVMIAMAAGILLGAVKPDLGAQMQPLGDAFIKAIRMLIAPIIFCTVVNGIAHMADMAKVGRVAIKALIYFEVITTLALIIGLAAVNLFQPGAGMNVDPATINSATIEPYVKQTAAVGFVPFLLNIIPQTFVGAFAEGNILQVLFISVMCGFSLIWLGDRAKPVTDVIEIAGQMIFGVVKIVMWAAPLGAFGAIAFTVGKFGIASLVKLGLLLGSFYLTCVIFIAVVLGPIAAYTGFSLWKLIRYIRDEVLVCIATTSSETVLPRMLVKLEAAGCERSVVGLVIPTGYSFNLDGTCLYLATAAVFLAQATNTPLDIGHQIGLLLILLVTSKGAAGIAGAAFVVLAATLAATGTIPVASVALVLGIHRLMSQGLTPTNLIGNAVATIVIAKWENALDQSRLTQVLDGGADASSLRIKR from the coding sequence ATGACTGCCACGACCCTCACTGCCGACAGCAAAGCCGGCGCCCGTCGCGCCTGGTGGAAGGAGCTGTGGGTCCAGGTCATGATCGCGATGGCCGCCGGCATCCTGCTCGGCGCTGTCAAGCCGGATCTCGGCGCCCAGATGCAGCCGCTGGGCGACGCCTTCATCAAGGCGATCCGCATGCTGATCGCGCCGATCATCTTCTGCACCGTGGTCAACGGCATCGCCCATATGGCCGACATGGCCAAGGTCGGGCGGGTCGCGATCAAGGCGCTGATCTATTTCGAGGTGATCACGACGTTGGCGCTGATCATCGGGCTTGCGGCGGTGAACCTGTTCCAGCCCGGAGCCGGCATGAATGTCGACCCGGCGACGATCAACTCCGCGACCATCGAGCCCTATGTCAAGCAGACCGCGGCGGTCGGCTTCGTGCCCTTCCTGCTCAATATCATTCCGCAGACCTTCGTCGGCGCCTTCGCCGAAGGCAACATTCTCCAGGTGCTGTTCATCTCGGTGATGTGCGGCTTCTCGCTGATCTGGCTCGGCGACCGCGCCAAGCCCGTGACCGACGTGATCGAAATCGCCGGCCAGATGATCTTCGGCGTCGTCAAGATCGTGATGTGGGCCGCGCCGCTCGGCGCCTTTGGCGCGATCGCGTTCACGGTCGGCAAGTTCGGCATCGCCTCGCTGGTCAAGCTCGGCCTGCTGCTCGGCAGCTTCTATCTGACCTGCGTGATCTTCATCGCCGTGGTGCTCGGCCCCATCGCCGCCTACACCGGCTTCAGCCTCTGGAAGCTGATCCGCTACATCCGCGACGAGGTGCTGGTCTGCATCGCGACCACGTCGTCGGAGACGGTGCTGCCGCGCATGCTGGTCAAGCTCGAGGCTGCCGGCTGCGAGCGCAGCGTCGTCGGGCTGGTGATACCGACCGGCTACTCGTTCAATCTCGACGGCACCTGCCTCTATCTCGCCACCGCGGCGGTGTTCCTCGCGCAGGCAACGAACACCCCGCTCGACATCGGCCACCAAATCGGGCTGCTGCTGATCCTGCTGGTGACATCGAAAGGAGCCGCCGGCATCGCCGGCGCGGCCTTTGTCGTGCTCGCCGCGACGCTTGCCGCCACCGGGACCATCCCGGTCGCCAGCGTCGCGCTGGTGCTCGGCATTCATCGGCTGATGTCGCAAGGGCTGACCCCGACCAACCTGATCGGCAACGCGGTGGCGACGATCGTGATCGCGAAGTGGGAAAACGCGCTGGACCAGTCGCGTCTCACGCAGGTGCTCGACGGCGGCGCCGACGCAAGCTCACTCCGGATAAAGCGTTGA
- a CDS encoding amidohydrolase, producing MLRRDVLATMAGLGAATALGAAPARLAADEAKIPSIPGPDPATHTPSFRAPPGSVDTHTHIFGPASTYPFSATRPYTPPDAPLEMFRSLHAKIGVERAVIVNATVHGTDNRVVTDAIAQSNGNYKGVANINAAMSDADLDSLGKAGICACRFAFLRRLGGVGDMNVFRTLVDRVAAIGWHVDIYLEAGTIKEFVPILKALPVTYVIDHMGTISAANGLDDAEFAALLDLQASDDKCWVKITGPERASAAGAPFLDAVPFAKKLIDNAPDRVIWGTDWPHPNVKIMPNDGDLVDLIPLYAPDPAIQRKLLVSNPERLFKFEPKS from the coding sequence ATGTTACGACGAGACGTGCTGGCAACCATGGCCGGACTTGGCGCGGCAACCGCTCTCGGCGCGGCGCCCGCGCGCCTCGCTGCCGATGAGGCCAAGATCCCCAGTATCCCTGGCCCGGATCCCGCCACGCACACGCCTAGCTTCAGGGCCCCGCCTGGCAGCGTCGACACCCACACGCACATCTTCGGACCCGCATCGACCTATCCGTTCTCGGCTACCCGCCCCTACACGCCGCCCGATGCGCCGCTGGAGATGTTCCGGTCACTGCATGCCAAGATCGGCGTCGAGCGTGCCGTCATCGTCAACGCCACCGTCCATGGCACCGATAATCGCGTCGTCACCGACGCGATCGCGCAGAGCAATGGCAACTACAAGGGTGTCGCCAACATCAATGCCGCAATGTCGGACGCTGATCTCGACTCGCTCGGCAAAGCCGGCATCTGCGCCTGCCGTTTCGCCTTCCTCCGCCGCCTCGGCGGCGTCGGCGACATGAACGTCTTCCGCACCCTGGTCGATCGCGTCGCGGCGATCGGCTGGCATGTCGACATCTATCTCGAGGCCGGCACGATCAAGGAGTTCGTGCCGATCCTCAAGGCGCTACCGGTCACCTACGTGATCGACCACATGGGCACGATCAGCGCCGCCAACGGCCTTGACGACGCCGAGTTCGCAGCGCTGCTCGACCTGCAGGCGAGCGACGACAAATGCTGGGTCAAGATCACCGGTCCGGAACGCGCATCGGCGGCCGGAGCACCTTTCCTCGACGCCGTGCCATTCGCCAAGAAGCTGATCGACAATGCGCCGGACCGGGTCATCTGGGGCACCGACTGGCCGCATCCGAACGTCAAGATCATGCCCAACGATGGTGATCTGGTCGATCTGATCCCGCTCTACGCACCGGATCCGGCGATCCAGCGCAAACTCCTTGTCAGCAACCCCGAACGGCTGTTCAAGTTCGAGCCCAAGAGCTGA
- a CDS encoding MmgE/PrpD family protein, producing MITMSRRRVLAGAGALTLVPLVKTRAAATETVKSDPKDVTATLARYLVNARYEDLPENVRQEGVRTLLNYVGVAIGGSQHETVDVAVAALTPFSGPPQARLFGRTERFDIMNAAFVNGVSSHIFDYDDTHLKTIIHPGGPVISAILALSEMTPVNGRDFLNALVLGVETACRIGNAVYPNHYYVGWHITGTAGVFGAAAAAGRLMGLTEQQMVWALGLAASQPVGLRESFGSMNKSFNPGRAAADGLFAAILASKNYTSSDGMIEAKRGWANTISTKQDYREITGDLGQRYEAALNTYKPFACGIVLHPAIDAAIQLRNEYEVTAAQVASIEMRVNPLVLELTGKKTPKEGLEGKFSVYHSVAVALIEGAGGEKQFSDRAVQDPTVVALRGKVSPTIDPTMKPEQVEMSITLNDGRVLTKRIEHAIGSLERPMSNADLERKFKDLADDILPPQQIATVMERCWRVETLATAADIVAAGCKTA from the coding sequence ATGATCACGATGTCTCGCCGCCGCGTTCTGGCGGGTGCGGGGGCCTTGACGCTGGTCCCGCTCGTCAAGACGCGGGCAGCGGCCACCGAAACCGTCAAATCCGATCCCAAGGACGTCACGGCGACCCTCGCCCGTTACCTCGTGAATGCGCGCTACGAGGACCTGCCCGAGAACGTCCGTCAGGAAGGCGTCCGAACTCTGCTCAATTATGTCGGCGTCGCCATCGGAGGCTCGCAGCACGAGACGGTCGACGTCGCCGTCGCGGCGCTCACGCCCTTCTCGGGCCCGCCACAGGCGCGGCTGTTCGGCCGCACCGAGCGGTTCGACATCATGAACGCGGCCTTCGTCAACGGTGTGTCCAGCCACATCTTCGACTACGACGATACGCATCTGAAGACGATCATTCATCCGGGCGGCCCGGTGATCTCCGCCATCCTCGCGCTATCCGAGATGACCCCGGTCAACGGCCGCGACTTCCTGAATGCGCTCGTTCTGGGCGTCGAGACCGCATGCCGGATCGGCAACGCGGTGTACCCGAACCACTATTACGTCGGCTGGCACATTACCGGAACGGCGGGCGTGTTCGGCGCGGCCGCGGCGGCCGGACGGCTGATGGGCCTGACCGAGCAGCAGATGGTGTGGGCGCTCGGACTTGCAGCGTCCCAGCCGGTGGGCCTTCGCGAGTCGTTCGGTTCGATGAACAAGAGCTTCAATCCGGGGCGTGCCGCCGCCGACGGCCTGTTCGCGGCGATCCTCGCGTCCAAGAACTACACCAGCTCCGACGGCATGATCGAGGCCAAGCGCGGCTGGGCCAACACGATCAGCACTAAGCAGGATTATCGGGAGATCACTGGGGACCTGGGTCAGCGCTACGAGGCCGCTCTCAACACCTACAAGCCCTTCGCCTGCGGAATCGTGCTGCATCCGGCGATCGACGCCGCGATCCAGCTGCGCAACGAGTACGAGGTGACGGCGGCGCAGGTGGCATCGATCGAGATGCGGGTCAATCCGCTGGTCCTCGAACTCACTGGCAAGAAGACGCCGAAGGAAGGTCTCGAGGGCAAATTCAGCGTCTACCATTCGGTCGCCGTGGCCCTGATCGAAGGTGCCGGCGGCGAGAAGCAGTTCTCCGACCGCGCGGTGCAGGATCCGACGGTCGTTGCGCTGCGCGGCAAGGTCAGTCCTACGATCGACCCCACGATGAAGCCCGAGCAGGTCGAGATGTCGATCACGCTCAACGACGGCCGTGTGCTGACGAAACGGATCGAGCACGCGATCGGCAGCCTGGAGCGGCCGATGAGCAACGCGGATCTCGAGCGCAAGTTCAAGGATCTCGCCGACGATATCCTGCCTCCGCAGCAGATCGCGACCGTGATGGAGCGCTGCTGGCGGGTGGAAACCCTCGCCACCGCCGCCGACATCGTCGCGGCCGGCTGCAAGACGGCGTGA